A genomic segment from Pistricoccus aurantiacus encodes:
- the nfi gene encoding deoxyribonuclease V (cleaves DNA at apurinic or apyrimidinic sites), protein MTALHDWTLSPNEAIALQKELAPRIETRDRLGEVKRIAGVDIGFEDEGETTRAAVVLLAWPGLETLEEIVHREPTRMPYIPGLLSFREIPAALNAFERLSQRPDLVMVDGQGIAHPRRLGVASHLGLWLELPTIGIAKSRLCGRHGDVPEKCGDWTPLTHRKEIIGAVLRSREKVKPVFVSPGHRISLDTSIDWVVKCLAGTKLPEPTRRADRLASRRGKAFAHEKRQGELGIGD, encoded by the coding sequence ACTGGACGTTGAGTCCAAACGAGGCCATTGCGCTGCAGAAGGAACTGGCGCCGCGTATTGAGACCCGGGATCGTCTGGGTGAGGTAAAACGTATCGCCGGGGTGGATATCGGTTTCGAGGACGAGGGAGAAACGACTCGAGCCGCGGTGGTGCTGCTGGCCTGGCCGGGGCTGGAAACTCTGGAAGAAATCGTCCATCGCGAACCCACTCGCATGCCTTATATTCCGGGGCTGCTGTCCTTCCGTGAGATCCCCGCTGCCTTGAATGCTTTCGAGCGCCTGTCTCAACGGCCGGATCTGGTGATGGTGGATGGCCAGGGCATCGCGCATCCGCGTCGGCTGGGAGTGGCGTCTCATCTGGGGCTCTGGCTGGAATTGCCGACCATTGGCATCGCCAAGTCGCGGCTGTGCGGGCGTCATGGTGACGTGCCGGAAAAGTGTGGGGATTGGACGCCCTTGACGCATCGCAAGGAAATCATCGGCGCGGTGCTGCGCTCGCGGGAGAAGGTCAAGCCGGTGTTCGTGTCGCCGGGTCACCGAATTTCCTTGGACACGTCCATCGATTGGGTAGTGAAATGCCTTGCGGGTACCAAACTGCCGGAGCCGACCCGACGGGCGGATCGGCTGGCTTCACGGCGGGGCAAGGCCTTCGCCCACGAAAAGCGTCAGGGTGAGTTGGGGATCGGTGACTGA